The following are encoded together in the Bradysia coprophila strain Holo2 unplaced genomic scaffold, BU_Bcop_v1 contig_94, whole genome shotgun sequence genome:
- the LOC119085334 gene encoding cuticle protein 8 — translation MIKFICLLACFTYVYADVASAGRNQYLPPDKGYNYDKPNVPFPSNRQPTQVPFPGTPTPSRPQQPTFQPRPPPRVPSVQPTQGYPQRPQQDNSDHHHHEPGMPFNFQYAVNDAETANDYTHNAVSDGDVTRGEYRVQLPDGRTQIVKYTADWKNGYNAVVSYEGEARYPDAPFGASNNANQGYKY, via the exons ATGATCAAGTTTATT TGTTTATTAGCCTGTTTCACATACGTATATGCTGATGTAGCATCTGCTGGTCGTAATCAATACCTTCCACCTGATAAGGGATACAACTACGATAAACCAAACGTTCCTTTTCCATCAAACAGGCAACCAACACAA GTTCCCTTTCCTGGAACGCCCACTCCATCGCGGCCGCAGCAACCAACATTCCAACCCCGGCCACCGCCAAGAGTACCGTCCGTTCAACCAACTCAAGGTTATCCACAACGGCCACAGCAAGATAATTCCGAT CATCACCACCATGAACCAGGAATGCCATTCAATTTCCAATATGCAGTTAACGATGCGGAAACCGCAAATGATTACACACATAATGCAGTTAGTGACGGTGACGTAACACGTGGCGAATATCGAGTTCAACTTCCCGATGGTAGAACGCAAATTGTAAAGTATACAGCCGATTGGAAAAATGGATACAATGCTGTG GTATCGTATGAAGGTGAAGCTCGTTATCCAGATGCTCCATTCGGCGCCAGCAATAATGCCAATCAGGGATATAAATACTAA